ATACCAAatattcattgtgtgtgtgtgtgtgtatgtatgtatgagagagagagagagagagagagagaaagagagagagagagagagagatggagaaaacagTAATGTAACCTTGCAGCAACCTACAGCTCATAATTTACAATTTTTAGCTACAcaattacacacatgcacacgcacacacacacagacacagacacacaatatttttttagtatCTCTGCAGCCACAGCCTCCAGACATCCATATCAACACTAacctggctttttttttttttttttttttttttttNacacgcacacacacacagacacagacacacaatatttttttagtatCTCTGCAGCCACAGCCTCCAGACATCCATATCAACACTAacctggcttttttttttttttttttttttttttttgcaacaatgGCTCGCAAACCTCAATAATGAGGTGGGcacagctgtttttcttttagtttacTGCAGACAGTTTCACATACCCATAGACACATACATGGCTGATAACTTTTACGTTTGTTctcatttattgttatttttttgaatgaatatgcttttacacttttttttttaagatttatttttgggcattttaccTTTAAGTGATAGGACAGCTTTGGGGGAGAGAGATGGGAGATGActtgcagcaaagggctgcaggatGGAATCAAACCAGGGCTGTTGCAGCAAGGACggagcctttgtacatggggcgcctgctgtgaccactaagccaccgacagcCCATGCTTTTACACTTTTGTATACACATCTGGTCACCCATCCTTGTTGCTGCCCATCTTTGTATCCTACATGCTCGGCACACGGgatgtttcagttggttgcaatctggaACCTCACCacttgatgccactaaatcctacacactagactaTAAATGAAATCAGTCGATTACCGGTATAGTTTGCGGCAAACAAAATGATCTTTAATATCAATATAATTTACAAAAAGATACCACTCTGTAAATAAACTGGATCGATTTTACAATACTTAAACTCACACCCACCTCTCGCCCTGGGTCGGCATTCTGTGTTCATCACAACATTCATTGGTGGGAGACATCATCAGTAATGACGTTTCCCACAAGAAGAAATAACACTTAAAAGTAACCTTTCAATTCAGACCGCAAAGGTCAAGGCAGTCTGTGGGtgcatcattgtttttattcaaCATAAAAATGCCTTGTTTCTTATCTTAAGGCTGTAATGAGTCACACCATTGGCCCAGGAAAGACATTCAGCAACATGCTAATGATAGTAACAAGTTTCAGTAATTTAAAATTAAGACCTGCGAGTAATAACATGCAATGGCTATGAGATTCTTTTCATGACCTggccctccccctctcctccagcTTCCATTCAGCCCATTATCCTCTGCACATCCTTGACTATAATGTTAATGAAGAGCTGGACAGTTGCCCTTGAGGTTTCGCCTTCCACGGCTTCAGAAATCTACCATTACGTTTCGAGGCAGGTGGGCTCCCCCATCTGAAGTGACTCATCCGATAGGTTGCATCTTTTCTCCCCTGCGTGCTCAAAGGGACATGTGACTTCGAGCTGCCCCTCGCTCTCTGCGATCCCTGTTTTTTACTTCCTCCATTTGGCTCCCCCTTTACTTCTTCCTCATAACTGCTCAGCTGTCTGCGAGTCAGAGGGAGGAAACTGCCCTCAGATGAGCCTCCACCCTCCAGAGAAGAGGCAAAAACCTTTACAGGTCTGCGTTTACGGCCAGAGGGTTTGCCCCAGCGGAAATGTTCCATAGAATAGGAGCGTCGCAGGTCGCTGTGGGCTTTCAGATCTGATTCTGATAACTTGTCTTCGGACACCAGGGTGGCCAGAATGATGTTGAGTAAGAGTTCCTCGTCATTAACCTTCAGGGCCAACGCACTGAGCTGTGGGAACTCATTCTGGatcacagacatgcagaggtCGATACAGTCCTGTGTGGAGGGAATCACAGAGACACCAGcaaagattttaaaaagcattatcTGTGAGTCGTGAAGAGGTTATGATAATACACTAATGAGACTATTTTATCACTCTGATGCTGATTTATTGCAGAGTATGCTCCCATCAGCTTAAACTATGCGAAGAAAGCAATGTTTCTGATCATAATTATGCCGATGACACTCAAATTTACATATTCGAATCACcaaatacaacacattctcagcccgaccacgtcacatattgacgtttggtcatatgccttccacgtccagatacgatgtgaaaggtacccgtgggtgcgttggttgttgacattctgggtaGTCGTGTCAAGTgctacctgttacatgcattgtcttctttcaaagtacactttagttttaacaggaaatttactgtttacatacagtctctttcaaaattaacgcgctatgtcagtacaacaacgcaaattggcattttttttcctccagcaactaacacacgtggttgggttcgGTAacaaaacacgtggttaggtttagggtaaaaagaacagtgtttggctttataatctcacaGGACACCAACACCGCCCTCCTGGGTGAAACCCatacaccacccctcccacctgacCTACTTGGactttgctgccttaacttctGTTCTTGTTCGGCCGCGTTAACCCCTGACGCCACcgagcactgttaaactataacggcaaccagctgcatatcatgctgacgttagaggatgccttttttcctcagtgtctgacactgcaagttactgcccaagtgccaggtTTTGACGACtctggagtgagaccgggttgccaAATAAGTAT
The sequence above is drawn from the Epinephelus moara isolate mb chromosome 12, YSFRI_EMoa_1.0, whole genome shotgun sequence genome and encodes:
- the LOC126398722 gene encoding pro-opiomelanocortin-like, translated to MVYLCWLLVVMMAYVCVPGFGSVCWESSVCNNLSDKESILDCIDLCMSVIQNEFPQLSALALKVNDEELLLNIILATLVSEDKLSESDLKAHSDLRRSYSMEHFRWGKPSGRKRRPVKVFASSLEGGGSSEGSFLPLTRRQLSSYEEEVKGEPNGGSKKQGSQRARGSSKSHVPLSTQGRKDATYRMSHFRWGSPPASKRNGRFLKPWKAKPQGQLSSSSLTL